Part of the Quercus lobata isolate SW786 chromosome 6, ValleyOak3.0 Primary Assembly, whole genome shotgun sequence genome, TTTAATCCCCATGGATGTGCCATTAAAGATTACAGTTGATTCTATACAAATTGCACCTAGGTTCAAGCAAGTATACTCATCTAAGATATTTTTTGGTCCAATTGCCAAGCAAGTCTGAAAGTCATACCTGGAATCATTGATTAAGATTCTAATTTATGGTTTAGGAAAAGATTATTGGAGGTTTTTAATGGTTTTACCTGTTGTTTCTAAGTcagtttgaaccaaaatttttacaatcagTGATTAAGTGAAATAAAAAGGCCAGTTGTACTTGATACTGTGACAAAATGgcttttaaaaccaaaaatccaTCTTGCTGGACTAGAGGCAAAACATTCATGCAATAGAAGGGCTTTGTCATAGCAGCTGGTTAGTGTAAAAGGGTAATAGTAAGGGCATAAAGATCATCTCTGATCAATCACCCTTGCCTGCCTACCCCCAATAACATTAAACATCTGTTTATATCCATTTGGCAACAATCGGAAAGCTGAAGCTAAGCGTTTCTACTCAAGGATCAAAGATGAACGCAGTTTTCCTGGTCAATCAATAGATCAGTGCAAGGAACTGAGTTCTATTTCAGACTgctcaattatatatttttcccttACAATCCAGAATTTGAAAGCCCGTTAATAAAGTAGCAGGAaatttaaagttgtttttatcttttacttTAAGCCACACCAGATAATAAAAGAACAGAGGATGGCATATTCAAATATGCTTAGCTTTTGAGTAATCCTAAAGAAGATTGTAAAGACATGCCAGATGAGATGACAACACCAACCATGACGGTTTGATTCTAAAAATTCCTAATTTCCCATACCATAATAAGTTATACATCAATAATCTCATAACCTCAACTAATGACTTGTTAGTTGATACTCACTCTTTAGTAGTGTTTCTATCAAAGGTACTGAAAATATCTGCAGATACAGCTAAATGAAGCTCCCAACTATTCAAGAACAAAACTAAGTTGAGTCTGGCTTTGCTTCAACTTGGTCTGTTAAAAGCATACTAAAAATAAACTACTACCAAGCTCCACACATGCTGTTTATGAGAAGTTTATGCATTTATCTTTTCATCCCTAATTTCTGATATCCCAATCTGTATGAATTTCACAACATTGAAAAGCATAGCCAAATCAAACTCAGGGTGACTTATGCTTAGCTAATGAGAAAAATATACACAGGAACGAGGCTTGTGCTCAACCTTTTTCAATTGGCAAATGAGCTTgaaaaaaactctcaaacatgggtttgaactaaaattttaaccAGTTATTAAGTAAAATGAGAAGACTAGTTGTGCTAGATACTGTGACAAAATTGCTTCTAAATTACATCTAGACAGGTCAGCAGGAAAACATTCATACAACAGGAGGCTTTTTCATAGCAGGTTGTTAGTGTAAATAGGTAATATTAGGAAGGGTCAAAAGATCATCTCAGATCAATCACGCTTGCCTACCTACCCCCAATGACATCAAACATCTTTCTAGAACCATTTAGCAACTATAGGAAAGCTGCAGCTATGCTTTTTCTACTTAATGATCAAATATGAATGCAGTCTTCCTagtcaaaaaatttattagtgtGAGGAACTGAGTTCTATTTCAGACTGCtccattatatattttttctttacagttcaaattaatttgaaacCCAATTAATAACATTGCAGATCATTAAGAGTTGAATTATCTTTTACTTTTAGCCACACCagataacaaaaagaaaagagtaggGGATATTCAAATATGCttagcttcttttcttttttcttgtttcttttttttaatagatttaatTGTTACAAGAAGTAGGCAAGGGgggattcaaagtttcaaactctGGTTGTCCTCATAAAGGAGACCAAGCAATTCCActaagctacaaggctcttggctcAAATATGCTTAGCTGTTGAGCAGTCCTAAAGAAGATTGTAAAGATAAGACATCAACACCTTAGCATGAAGGGTCTATTCTAATAATTCCTATTTTCCCATCCCCCAATAAGATATACATCAGTATTCTCATAACCTCAACCAATGCCTTGTTCACTGATACTCACTCTTTGGTAATTGATAATGTTTTCATAAAAGATCCTGAAAATATCTGCCAACATAGCTAAATGAATTTCCCAACTACTCAATAACAGATCTAAGTTGAGCCTGGCTTTGCTTCAACTTGGTTGGTTAAGAGCATACTGAAATAAGCTACTACCAAGCTGCACAGAAGTTGTTTACGAGAAGTTTGTACATTTATCTTATCATCTAGTCTGTTATATGCATGAAATGAATTCCGCAGCATTGATAAGTATAACCAAAGCAAACTCGGGGAAATTTAGGCTTAGCTAATGAGAAAAGTAAGCACAGGAACGAGGGTTGTGCTCAACTTTTTTCAATTGGcaaattagtttaaataaaCTCTCACGAAGCCTAGCAATAGAATCTCAAGAGAATTTTAGCAAAAGCAATCAATCTATTCCAATACCAGAACAAATAAATACAAAGTTGCGTTGAGTACGAGGGTTAAAAATCTCAGAAACGTCACAAATATTCACACAACTTATCTAAAAAGTCGGTGCACATCAAGAATGTGATCGTGACCGAACAAAGTCTTCTAGTTTTTCCCACACATCCAACGCTGCAGTTCTATCTTGGTGTCGCTTATTCTTGCTAATCTGCACATTTGCAATATACATTCACATCAAATCCTAATAATACATGGCTGCAAACACCGATATACTCATATCCCATTCAACATAACTAAGATCAAAACAACCAACCAGATCAAGAAAAACAATACTCACTGAGATAATCTTTACATTCCACTGCTTCACAGTCTTCGCCGACTCCAAACTATCATCCTCAAACCGcataaaaaatcctaaaactGCAAACACCAATCCAACACATAACTCAGAGTCAATTCCACAAAGAACACACGaattcataaccaaaaaaaagcaaaaaggacCATTCCTAATCTAACCCTCCTCAACCCAAGTACATAACTTTAAATAAAGCAAAATACAAACCCATttcccctaaaacccaaaaccccaaaTGCCATTCTATAAGCCAAAAAACACAGCCACACCCAATTCAAAATTAGTTCTAACACAGCATAAAAAACAACAATCACACTCACTCTTATTGAATATCTCAACATGGTCCTTAAACGGCCAATCCTTAAACTGCCACTCTTTCCCCAACACGAAAACCGCCACAACACGATCCCAATCCTCGGGTTTAAGCCCGGAAGGCTTATCCCTAACCTCATAAGCAGTCACCACCCTATCCCTACTGAACTTCTTCTGCACCGTCACGCAGTCCGGCTTCGCCCCCTTCATCTGCTTCACCTTCACATCCGTAGGTATAAAAACCCCATCTTCCAAAAACTCCTTCACATTGTAAATCGTAATCAAAGTCTGGAACGCACTGGGCACCAGAATTATCGGCACCCCTTCGCCAATCTTGCTCCCTTTCATCATCAAATGCATCATCTTCGGCTTCGGCGTCATCGAGTTATCGTAATTCATCGACTCGTCAACGCCGTACCGAGTTTCCTCCGAACCCATCAGCCGATTCTTCGCGACGAGCCCGTCTTTCCTCTGCTGCGACTCGACTCGCTGCCGCTCCTCCTCTCGCTTCGTCGACGCCACCAGAACGCTGTAGAAATCCCTCTGCTTGCACTCCAACAACGACTCTCGATCCTTCAACGGCCGCTCCATCGAGGTCACCATCGCCGCCGTGAATTCGACGACTTCGTGTTCGGGCAATTGGGTGCTGTTTTGTTCGGAGAAATTTGGGGGAAATGGCTCGGATGCAATAATCGAAGAATTCAGGGGTAAATCGGGGAACTTTTGGGGGTTTAGGTTAACGACGTCGTTTAATTGAACCGAATCGGAGGAGGAGACTTTTCCGGTGAGATAATCGAGCAAGGGTTTCCGGTCCGGCAAAGTGACGGCGGTGACTCCCTGCGTGCGAGCCTTCTGTATGTACTCGATGTGCTTGAGTTGGTGGTTGTTGATGAAGAACAGTAGGGTTTCTAAGGTGTAGAGATTGCCTTGCTTCGATCGGTACCCGGTTTCGATGGAGCATGGGAACGAGTAGTCCGACCCGAACCGGAACTCGTCGTTGTACCGGACGATCCGGTCCAGCTCGTTTCGGATCGTGTAGTCGCGGACCGCCGAGAGAGGATCCATATTGTGAgtagagagagagcgagagaggtGGAGATTTTAGTGAACAGTACTGGGAAGTGTGGATGCTGGTATTAGAAGGAGAGAAATGGGATGTTAAACGACGGTCGTTTTTTTTAAAACGACTAAACCAAGAAGGTActtgttttctttgttattttatgtaaaaaataaattttaataattgagACAACATAGAGATGaagaaagatttaaaaaaaagtttagggatgaaaaaaagattttattttaaaatttaactagtattatgcccgtgcgatgcacgacttaatcaaaattcatatataaataattattttattaatttacttaaaataaataataaaaataaattaatattttacttttaagttacaTAATGAATATATATTGTGCGAGACTAAGatatcataaaatgcatatatatatataaatatatatatatatataaaataatttttaataatacatTGAACTTTAAAGCTCaattaatcacatatatttaaatagaaaacccttgaatttaatagttaaaaactatccaaaataataattgaaatcatgtttAAGTAGAAAccttaattcaataattaaaaacaatctaaattattaaacatttaataATTTGAAGTAGAAAGACTCACATAGGAATTTAATTTGCtcttgaaagcatggaagaagaCACTGAAACTTGAGTGGATTTCACCCTACCAAGTTTAAGTTTTGTGCGTTGCATGCtacatgtgtgtatatatgcatgaaaaatgatctgaatttaacatttttgtAGAAAAGAGGTGGTGTAGTCTTACCCTTGTCTAGCTAATTCTTATTATAATCCCTTTGTTTTgcgaggagagagagaaacgcttcttttgaggggaaaaaaagttagtgtataatatataatagctAAGATATTAATTTTTGGAAGTGGTATCTCATACAAATTAGTATTTCAATTGTGGGTTTTGGTAATTAGAAGTTAGCGCATAGTagttaataattagaaaattactttgaaatttttttaaaccaaccccttaaaaaagttttagtaaAGTTTAAATCACGTTAATAAATTATCTctctattcaaaattttttttttaaatcacgtTAATGAAAAGTTACtgataaaactattattagtaAACATTTCTTAGGCttatatatttagttttgttgccaaatttttataaactcttttatttacttatttatttttacgaAGAAtataacacaaccaaaaacctatAAACACCAATTTACATTCAATATATAGAATACAATCAAActtattcataatttaaaattaagaaattaacacaagttataaatcatataatctatatatatatatatatatatatatatatatataaaaccgacgCCTCTAAAAtcttcacaatttttcacatcagtacaatatttaaataaaattatttttgtttagtccaaacttaacaaggagtgaaactttATCTTTCTAAcaaatccaacttaaactcaaacttatcAGTgtcattaatatttaaataaaattatcattttatttaattatttttatttagttcaaACTTAACAATGAGTTAAACTTTATCTCTTTAgtaagtccaacttaaactcaaactcgtcattatcatttttttttttaaataaaattatttttgtttaatccaaatttaacaaggagtgaaactctatctttctaacaaatccaacttaaactcaaactcaaacttaaaccgaagcctttgactttttgttgacctcTCTAGAACTTGCCacgtcattattattatttttttaaaaaattatttaaattttttacaccTCACtataagttattttattttttaatttcttcaattagatagaaaaaaaaataacaatttaaaaatacaaacataaATTGTATCAATCCAAAGTAgagttctaaaaaatacaaaatttcatcaaatatatatatatatatatatatatatacacactttagGTTGTGTGTTCACCCTGGGAGGTGGAACCCTAAGTTGGAGGAGTATTAAGCAATCTTGTATTTCCAACTCCACCATGGAAGCTAAATATGTTGCTGCTTATGAAGCGGTAAAGGAAGCTGTTTGGTTTAAGAAATTCTTTTCTGATCTTGGTGTTGTGAGAATTAAGTAAGTTCCTATCACATTGTTCTGCGATAATAGTGGAGTGATTGCACAATCCAAAGATTCAAGgaatcacaaaaaaagaaagcacaTAGAAAGAAAGTACCACATCATTCAAGACATTGTTGCTCGAGGAGATGTAGTATATTGCAAGTAATCTAGCAGATcccattaccaaaaccttgccTCAAAGGACTTTTGAGTTACATTTGAAGGGAATGAGAGTTAGATTAGTGCACAATAGTCTtagggcaagtgggagatttTTAGGATATGtacccttaaatcctattgtgtgatactatgtatgatattatgttgtgattaataaagttgttttattattatctaaaataatggtgaCATGAATATTTGAACATTATCATGTAGTCCATTAAATGCATaatatgtgatttagtcacagaagatataaatcacaagttttttgtaaactcaaaattttagttcatagtcAGTAATGAAATTGGacatttcatctgcaaagactataaaatatcaactaagatgatttgtcttgatcatgaaagttgagacttttagttgatatgttgatatgttttaagagttaagacatattgaactggaccgctgtgagatttattattctcctaacgactgtcaaatgaataataaatcgctcttaatcctgagaaaataatggacctgatcatgaggtgtaagttgttttgatatatcaagagttTGATCTAAAGTCACGATTAAAATcttagtatgttgggcagccacatttagtgttgatggaacatatattctttagatggaattcataatttcttaatgaagatataaaatatttctttgagataaatttaatgggtttgattattcagaatgttaggcctaactactttaATAAGGAGTtgctaaagtatatatttatgaaatccaactATTTATGAAatcaattagatttcataaatatatgatgaataacttaaaggattaaaccgggtactcaaggattaagatgtaataatcttcaaagtggtagtctacattcatgactttgcatcactataaatattttatgaaggggttgcatgtacaataaagtcttgggatataatttattaatgaagcttagagtgcaattatatttatatagtggtattaaatataattaatggtaacttttgATTCCACTCCAAGTCACATACTAAAACCTAATTGGAATGACCCAAAAaactagcccaattagataattagtaAGATATAAGAAAAGAACCATACAGAATTTTGTGAGACACTATTGTGGAATGAAATtatgtgtatgtgagtgtaagccacTCTCTTATTTTCCCTtgaactgattgagagaccacacttcttgggcgttagtggaattggaaagaagattaaaagtgtttcCAAGTACTTCTAGTCTTTGGTTTTTGAAGTTCACCATACTAAggtatgcttttcttttttttgaattctaaaatttacatagtacatgttatcaattgcgaataaAGTAGATATGTTATTTTTCCgttgcgtatgttttgtatgagatacaaaacatgtatttttccaacatGATGAACAtcctgcccccccccccctaatttttgttcaattcaCTCCTAGCATGCTCTAGTTTCAATTGTAAGCCTCTTTTATCctctaataaaacaaaacatg contains:
- the LOC115994542 gene encoding protein CDC73 homolog — protein: MDPLSAVRDYTIRNELDRIVRYNDEFRFGSDYSFPCSIETGYRSKQGNLYTLETLLFFINNHQLKHIEYIQKARTQGVTAVTLPDRKPLLDYLTGKVSSSDSVQLNDVVNLNPQKFPDLPLNSSIIASEPFPPNFSEQNSTQLPEHEVVEFTAAMVTSMERPLKDRESLLECKQRDFYSVLVASTKREEERQRVESQQRKDGLVAKNRLMGSEETRYGVDESMNYDNSMTPKPKMMHLMMKGSKIGEGVPIILVPSAFQTLITIYNVKEFLEDGVFIPTDVKVKQMKGAKPDCVTVQKKFSRDRVVTAYEVRDKPSGLKPEDWDRVVAVFVLGKEWQFKDWPFKDHVEIFNKILGFFMRFEDDSLESAKTVKQWNVKIISISKNKRHQDRTAALDVWEKLEDFVRSRSHS